The region GCTTTTATATCGCTTTGTGGTGTCAATGAAGCAAATTTGTCAAACGAATTGACAACAAATTTGAAGGGCTCAAACATATTAATATATAAAAATTTGTATGATTTTTATAAAGATAATTCTGTTTTATATCTTGAAAAGAGAACTTTTGATATAGAGCCAGCAAATATAAGTAAAGCAGCTACACAAATTTCACCCTATGTTATACAATGTGTGAGTAAGACGATTTCGTCTTTGGTTGAACAAGATACTTTGTGTGTAGATACAAAAGCTGGCACCTTTGATATAGAAGGTGAATGCGAATTCTTGCGTGTTTGTGTCCAATTTTATGGCGATATTGATATGAGAATATTGTTTGGGTTAAAAAAACAAAGACTTGATAAAATTTGTTCAATATTTATGTCAGATAAAGATGATTTAGATGGTTATTTAAGCGGATATTCTCAAATTTTTAGTATCATTACAAATAAAATTTTAGCCCAACTCTGGCAAAAAGAGATAGAAGTAAAAGTTAGCCTACCTAAGTTTCTGACTGATGAAATGTTTTTTGATCGTAGTAGCGTAGGGATTATAACCAGACTAAATGTGAAAGATGGGGAAACGGGCTTTATATTTATAAGTAAATAAGGATTTAAAATGTACGTTGCACCTAGTATTTTGTCGGCTGATTTCGGAAATTTAGCAGCTGAGATAAGAGCCATTTGCGAGGCTGGGTGCGATCTGGTGCATGTTGATGTTATGGATGGGCATTTTGTGCCAAATTTAACCATCGGACCAGTCGTGGTAAGTGCTGTTGCAAAGGCTGCTACAAAGCCACTTGATATTCATTTGATGGTTGAAAATAACTCATTTTTTGCTGACCTTTTCTTGCCGTTAAAGCCAAAATTTCTAACCTTTCACATAGAAGAAGAGAAGCATCCGATGAGGCTCATCGATCACATCAGAAAAAACGGCGTAAGTCCTGGCATCGTGCTAAATCCGCACACGCCAGTTAGTGCAATCGAGCACATCATCGATGAAGTTGATATGGTGCTTTTAATGAGCGTAAATCCTGGCTTTGGTGGTCAGAAATTTATGCCAGTCGTGCTTGAGAAAACAAGGGCGCTAAGGGAGCTAATAGAGCGCAAAAACGCCAAGTGCCTCATCGAAGTAGATGGCGGCGTAAACGGACTAAATGCGCCTGATCTTGAAGAGGCTGGAGCTGATGTCTTGGTGGCTGGCAGCTATATCTTCTCATCAAATTCTTACGAACAAGCCATCCGCGCCATAAAGCTTGAGTTTTGAAACCAAAAAAACAGCGTTTAGAAAATAGCATTGAAATTTTAGCTAGGCAAAATTTAGGCTATCACGAGTTTATTTTAAGATTTGGCGATATCGAGGAAATTTCATCGCTCATAGACGTGCGCGACCTTGATATGTGGCGAACTCTTGGGCTTGACATCACTAGAAACGAAGATAATGAGATCGAGCTTGGCACGAGATTTAGAGATATTAGCGAGCAGGAATTCTGCGTCGTGGATATCGAAACGACTGGTGGCACGACAAATGGCCAGATCATAGAAATAGGCGCTATAAAAATGAAAAATGGCACCGAAATAGGGCGCTTTGAAAGCTTTGTGGCAGCTAGTGCGGTGCCTGAAAATATCACAGAGCTAACTGGTATAAAGGCAAGTGATCTAGTTGGTGCGCCAAATTTGCTAAACGTGCTGGAGCGGTTTAAAATTTTTCTTGGAACTAGCGTCTTTATCGCGCACAACGTAAATTTTGACTACGGATTTATCTCGCATAGTCTAAATGAGATCGGCCTTGGCATACTGCTAAACAGAAAACTTTGTACCATCGATCTTAGCCGCCGCACCATCGCCTCGCAAAAATACGGTCTTGGCTCGCTAAAAGAACTCCTTGGCATAAATAACACCCACCACAGAGCCCTAAATGACGCAATAGCAGCGGCCGAAATCTTTAAAGTCTGCCTCACACGCCTACCTTTTAGTATCCAAACGACAGAGGACCTTATAAACTTTAGCAAAAATGCCCCAAGCGTAAAGCTAAAACCAGAGCCAGTTTTACGCGGATTAGAGTAAGAATTTATATATGTCAGATAGGCTATTTACTAAAATTTGCAGAGATTTTGTAAAAAAAGAGGCAAATGAGCCAGAAAAGTTCAGTTTCAAATTTTGCTTCAGCTGATGACGAGGTGCTTGCTTTTTTGTCAAATTTGGGGCAAAAATGGCACAAAAGCGATGATGTAGC is a window of Campylobacter concisus DNA encoding:
- the rpe gene encoding ribulose-phosphate 3-epimerase — protein: MYVAPSILSADFGNLAAEIRAICEAGCDLVHVDVMDGHFVPNLTIGPVVVSAVAKAATKPLDIHLMVENNSFFADLFLPLKPKFLTFHIEEEKHPMRLIDHIRKNGVSPGIVLNPHTPVSAIEHIIDEVDMVLLMSVNPGFGGQKFMPVVLEKTRALRELIERKNAKCLIEVDGGVNGLNAPDLEEAGADVLVAGSYIFSSNSYEQAIRAIKLEF
- a CDS encoding 3'-5' exonuclease → MKPKKQRLENSIEILARQNLGYHEFILRFGDIEEISSLIDVRDLDMWRTLGLDITRNEDNEIELGTRFRDISEQEFCVVDIETTGGTTNGQIIEIGAIKMKNGTEIGRFESFVAASAVPENITELTGIKASDLVGAPNLLNVLERFKIFLGTSVFIAHNVNFDYGFISHSLNEIGLGILLNRKLCTIDLSRRTIASQKYGLGSLKELLGINNTHHRALNDAIAAAEIFKVCLTRLPFSIQTTEDLINFSKNAPSVKLKPEPVLRGLE